ACCGAGCTCGGCAGCTACGACGAGGCCCGGCAGCGTCACGAGGAAGCCGCAGCCCGTGAACCACGCAACCTGGTCCACCGCATCAACATCGCGAGGCTGTCCGCCGCGCTGGGCGAGATCGGACGCGCCCGGGACGCCTACCAGACCGCCCTGGCCCTCGACCCCAAGACCCCCGACGTACTGGCGGAGGTCGGCGAGTTCGAACTGCAGCACGGCAACCCTCGCCGGGCCGCGGAGCTGCTGCAGCGCGCCGTGGACCGCCGGCCGGGCAACCGCACCTGGCAGCAGCTGCTCACGCAGGCTCGCGAGGCCGGCTGAGTCTCAGACCTTCAGGACGAGCTTCCCGAAGACGTCACCTGCCGCCAAGCGCGCCAGCGCCTGGTCGCCGTCCGTCAACGGGAACGTCCCGTCGATCAGCGGGCGCACCCCGGTCACGTGCAGGAACCGTACGAGCGACTCGAGCTCGCGGCGGGTGCCCATCGTCGAGCCAAGAACGCGCAGGTGGCGGAAGAACAGGTGGTTGAGCACGGCCGGCGGCGTGGTCCCGGTGGTGGCTCCGATCACCACGACCGTCCCGCCGGCACGGACGCTCTTCATGGAATGCTCCCAGGTGGCTTCGCCGACGCTCTCGAGGATGAGGTCCACCCTCTCCGGCAGCCGTTCACCCGCCTCCAGCGCCGCATGTGCTCCCAGCTCCCGCGCGGCCTCCCGCTTCTCTGCGTTCCGGCTGGTGACGTACACCCGGGCGCCGGCAGCGCGTGCCAGGAGAATCGCCGCGGTGGAGGTTCCCCCGCCCGCGCCCTGCACCAGGACCCGACCACCCGGGTTCAGGCCGCCACGCGTGAACAGCGCGCGGTAGACCGTCAGGTACGCGGTCGGGAGGCACGCCGCTTCCTCGAACGACAGGTCGGGTGGCTTGTCGATCAGATTGTGGCGCGGCACAGCGACCTGCTCGGCGAACGTGCCGTCGTACCGCTCGGACAGGATGGAGAAATCCGACCTGGTCAGCGCGTCGTCGTCCCCGTCGGTTTCGCTGATCACCGAGTGCACGA
This sequence is a window from Actinomycetota bacterium. Protein-coding genes within it:
- a CDS encoding zinc-binding dehydrogenase, whose protein sequence is MFAITATSFSPDDPLQGLTLGDHPDPDPPPGWTVVRVRAASVNHHDLWSLRGIGLREDQLPIVLGCDAAGVTEDGREVIVHSVISETDGDDDALTRSDFSILSERYDGTFAEQVAVPRHNLIDKPPDLSFEEAACLPTAYLTVYRALFTRGGLNPGGRVLVQGAGGGTSTAAILLARAAGARVYVTSRNAEKREAARELGAHAALEAGERLPERVDLILESVGEATWEHSMKSVRAGGTVVVIGATTGTTPPAVLNHLFFRHLRVLGSTMGTRRELESLVRFLHVTGVRPLIDGTFPLTDGDQALARLAAGDVFGKLVLKV